A stretch of DNA from Rhodococcus sp. NBC_00297:
CGTCGGAGTCCGGCCCGCGCACGTGGCCGGTGAGGTCGAGTTCGGACCAGTACGAGTAGACGAGGGACCGCTGGCCGCGCCGCAGCGCGCGCGAGGTCTCGGCGACGAGGTCGCCCGCGGACACCGACGCGGAGAAGTCCCCGCCGCGCAGCACGGCGCGGGTGAGCCCGGACTCGCGCTGGTAGGACGGCGCGATGCGAGTGACGGACACCCCGTCCGCCGCGGCGCGCTCGAACACGGTGTCGCGAGGTTGGAACTGTTCCGGAACGAGCTCGGCGAGCAGATCGACGCGGGGTCCCTGACCGTGCAGACGCCAGTGCAGCGGATTCATCGGACGGTCGAAGCCGGGCACGGCGGTGAGGTAGCCGACGATGCCGTGCTCACCGGGCGTGCGTCCGGTGCCCAGTGACGCCAACGACGTCGCGGTGGTGGACGGGAACGTGGCGGTGACGACCCGCTCGGTGAGCGAGGAGAGTGTCGGCGCTGCCGAGGCGTGCGCCGCCAACTGTCGAGCTCCGAGGCCGTCGACCAGCAGTACGCAGATTCGCCGGACCCCGGACAACCCCAGCCCGACGGTGTCGGACTCACCGGGGACGCCGAGTGCGCCGAGCACCGACGGCAGAAGATCGGACAGGCTGTCGCCGCCGTAGCGCGGAGTGGTCACCACACATCGAAGGCTATCGGCAGCACCCTTCTCGTCAGTCGAAGAGGCTGTCACCGGTTCCGCCGGCGAGGTCGGTCCCGAACAGGTCGAGCTGGGAGCCGGACGACCGCGTCGGTCCGTCGACGCGGTCGGCGGCCAGACGCCGGTGCGCGGAGGTGAGGAGCGCGGAGGTGGTGCGCCAGACCCGCGCATCGAGACCGGCCGACGCGGCGACTCGCGGATCGGTGTCGTCGAGCGTGCGATCGAGGGCGGAGAGCTCGCACTCGCGCGCCACGTCCAGGAAGCGGACGACGCGCGTGCGATCGTGTCCGCACGCGTTCAGCACCTCCTCGACGTCGATGTCGGCGCCGCGCTCCCACACCGCCTCGGCGATCGCGCGCAGTGCCTCGGGAATCACCGGACCGCCGTGCTCGTCCGTCCCGTCACCCGCGTCGCACTCGGGCGTCGGTTCACCGAACGCGTCGAGGTAGGGCCGCGCCCCGAGCCCGGCCCGGAGATGCTCGGCGGCCTCGCCGGCGAACTTCTCCATGACGGCCAGCATGTCGGCCACGTGCTGCGGGACGAACGGCACCACCGTGACGTCGATGGTGGCGACGATGCGATCCTCGTCCAGCAGCACCTTGACGTGCGGCCACCGGCGATTGACGTCGTTGACGACCGACAGTGCTCGCGCCTCGTCGGTGACGCCGGCCGCGAGCGGCGCGAGGATCTGTACGAACGGCGCCTCCGGGGTGGGGCACAGGTAGAGCCAGGCC
This window harbors:
- a CDS encoding alkaline phosphatase family protein, producing the protein MVTTPRYGGDSLSDLLPSVLGALGVPGESDTVGLGLSGVRRICVLLVDGLGARQLAAHASAAPTLSSLTERVVTATFPSTTATSLASLGTGRTPGEHGIVGYLTAVPGFDRPMNPLHWRLHGQGPRVDLLAELVPEQFQPRDTVFERAAADGVSVTRIAPSYQRESGLTRAVLRGGDFSASVSAGDLVAETSRALRRGQRSLVYSYWSELDLTGHVRGPDSDAWRHELTQVDTIVAGILGELPSDAALIVTADHGMVQIGTRVDIDATPALTADVRMICGEPRARHVFADAGAAATVLDAWRETLGPDHLVVGRDDAVSRGWFGPSVRPDVAACIGDVLALALGDGALIRRGAEPNQSALPGHHGSLTDVEMTVPLLVARG
- a CDS encoding T3SS (YopN, CesT) and YbjN peptide-binding chaperone 1 → MNDLNSVDLSPEAAWSRFRTLLADHLDGMPAGHSLVLACPHADSDPVPPCLQFYGWDDETVRCEVLADEYLAEHRRWTSEGRALLEQFGFAPPPSLPHTARRDDEPVNWFVDRPRRYADQLADAAVRVLRSVWGVPHPSFLELDGDLCGPVIEDRFGASSTDPEDAPPSDPVPFDPLRPVRTSGPEARLEIIEQTLLHILGFVPHPDEDGDYPFRLGPAWLYLCPTPEAPFVQILAPLAAGVTDEARALSVVNDVNRRWPHVKVLLDEDRIVATIDVTVVPFVPQHVADMLAVMEKFAGEAAEHLRAGLGARPYLDAFGEPTPECDAGDGTDEHGGPVIPEALRAIAEAVWERGADIDVEEVLNACGHDRTRVVRFLDVARECELSALDRTLDDTDPRVAASAGLDARVWRTTSALLTSAHRRLAADRVDGPTRSSGSQLDLFGTDLAGGTGDSLFD